The stretch of DNA AATTATGATTGAAAGCACATGTAATGTTGTTCTAAAGCGTAAGCAGCTCAAACCCAGTAGCGAATTAATCGGGAACCTGCCTGAAACGAAGTGGAAGGCAGACCGGAAACCTAACAATAAAAAATGAATACACAACGGACAGGCGATCAGATTGAATTTTACCGCGAAAATGGATTTCTGGTTATTGACGACTTTCTGACGGGTGCCGAGTTGTCAGTGTGGCAGGATGCTGTTGACGAGGCTATCACAGAACATGTGAGCCGTGATGATGCCTACCACAATCGAAAGGGAGAAGACAATTACTACAAAGATGAACATCTGCCGTTGGTTTTCTCATATCAAAACGGTAGCACGTTGTCAAATCAGTCTTAAATCGAAAACCAAATATCAGGAGTTTTCTCATGTTGCGCGCAATTGTGAATGAAAAAATCATCGTGTTGATTCTATTGACGATATTATTTCTTACCGCTTGTGGTAGTGATGTCGATTATCTTGGGGACTCCTACTCGCCTACCGCCCATGTAGATGTTTACTTCTCGGAGGATGATATAATCAAAGACTATCTGGTGATGGGACATGCTACTATAGAGGGAGGTGAGGCGGAGGCGTTACAAGAAAAGTTAATGGAAAAGGCACGCGAGAGCGGCGCCGATGGAATCGTATTTGAAGAACTTCGAGTAGAGACCGGAGTATTACAAGTTAGATCTATTTTTATCAAGTATAAGAAGAATCAGTAATGTCGGACATAAAACCGACCCTATCCTTATCAAAACCGCCCTCACCAATCCGTTGGCGGTCTATCGCAGTTGGACTTCTTCTCATCCCCATCAATTGCTATTGGATTACCTATATTGAACTCGTCCAGTATTCCGCGCAGCCCACAATCGTCTCGTTGATTTTCACGGTTGTTTTCAACCTGCTTGTGTTGATAGGATTCAACCAGATATTCAAGCGATTCGTGCCTCGATTGGTGCTATCCCAAGGTGAACTCCTCGTCATCTATGTCATGTTATCTGTAGCGTCCGCCACAGCGGGGCACAGCATGATGGAGATTTTGGTCTCCACACTGGGGCACGCTTTCTGGTTCGCAACGCCAGAGAACGATTGGAAAGACCTGTTTTGGCGATATATCCCGAGTTGGCTTGCTGTGACCGACAAGAACGTTCTTTCCGGCTACTACGAGGGTGATTCTACACTGCACACAAAGCAGCATCTGTTGGGGTGGCTAACGCCTGTGATGAATTGGTTCGCCTTTCTCTTTGTAATGCTGTTTGTGATGGTTTGTATCACTGTCATCGTGCGGAGACCATGGACGGAAGATGAGAAACTGGCGTATCCGATTATCCAACTTCCATCTCGAATGACAAGCGATGGTTTTTTTACGAATCGACTCATGTGGATTGCTTTCGGAATTGTAGCAGCTTTCGACATCATTAACGGTCTCCACCACGTCTTTCCTGCGATACCTTCTGTGTACGAGAAGGCATACCGTTTCAGATTCACAGAGAAGCCTTTCTCCGCGATGGGGTGGCTGAGATTAGGGATTTACCCGTTTGTGTTGGGCATCGGATTTCTGATTCCGTTGGATCTATTGTTTTCGACGTGGTTTTTCTTTTGGGTGTGGAAAGGACAACAGATCGTCGGAAGCGTTATGGGATTGGAAGGGACGGGTTATCCTTACATCAACTATCAGGGATTCGGGGCATATATGGGCATCTTTCTGATTGCGGTGTGGAGGAGTCGAAAACACCTTCAGAATTTGTTGGGCGTGAAAACCCAGTCTGTGTCCACGCGGGATGAACCGATGTCGCCCCGGACTGTTGTTCTTGCACTTATTTTTGGCATTGCATTTCTGACCTTCTTTTGCTTGAGGGCAGGTATGTCCTTCTGGGCGATACTCGTTTTCTTTGGACTCTATTTTGCCTTTTCGACGGCGGTTTCCCGGATGCGCGCCGAACTCGGATCGCCGATGCACGACTTGCACTACACGGGACCCGAACGGGTCATGGTTGCGGCTGTAGGCACCCGTCCGCTGGGACCGATGAATCTTTCGATGTTCTCTTTTTTCTGGTTCTTTACACGCACCTTCGATTCGCACCCGATGCCCCATCAACTTGAAGGATTCAAACTTGCCGCAACGTCAGGAGTCCGAAGTCGTTTCATGCTATTTGCGATCCTGATAGCACTGTTCGTCGGCATCCTCTCGCAATTTTGGGCACTTATATCCATCCCTTATCGACTCGGTGCTTTACACGAGATGTCCCGCGTGCCAATCGTCTACGGGTCTGAACCGTGGACGCATCTACAGAAATGGTTAACACACCCATTACCTCCGGATTATTGGGCGTTAGGATTTACTGGGATAGGGCTATTGTTCGCACTTTTCCTGATGCTAATGCGAATGAAGTTTTTTTGGTTCCCGTTTCATCCCGCAGCGTATGCCGCTGTGTGTGGGAGTTGGGCGGTCAATTACATCTGGTTCAGTCTTGGGATCGTGTGGGTGCTGAAATTGGTTCTGCTGAAATACGGCGGGAGAAATGCCCATCGAAAGGCGATGCCATTTTTTCTCGGCTTGATACTCGGACAATTTACCGTCGGGAGTCTGTGGACAATATTGGGGATGGTGTTTAACATACCTGCTTATGGAATTTGGCCATAGTCAAAGTATAGTGAGTTTACGGGCACCCACAAGGGATGTCCCTACATATTTCTATAATTCACCACAATCTAAAAGGAGAGAAAAATAGAATGAGGATTCAAAAAATTCAGGCGTTTCCGCTTGCGTATCCTGAGCCACACTACAAAGGTATCGAACGCTACATCACGCTCGCTCGCGTGGAGAGCGACGACGGTCTTGTGGGTTGGGGGGAGTGTATCTCACAATTTCGAGAAGCAACACTCGCGACACAGATAATCATTGAACAGGGATTCGCACCGTTAATTATTGGTGAAGACGGTTTAGATGTGGAACGGCACTGGCGTAAAATGCTTGATCACATCTGGTGGTATGGTCCCGAAGGCATTGCTGCTTTTGCTGTCAGTGCTGTAGATATGGCGTTATGGGACTTAAAGGGCAAAGCACTCGGTTTGCCGGTTTGTCAACTCCTTGGCGGTCAGCTCCACGACAAAATCGTTGCTATGGCATCAATCATTTTTGATATGGAAGATTTGGATTGGACGCTCAACGAATTTCAGTGGATGCGCGAGGAAAACTACCGCGTCGTTAAAGGGGGTTGGGGAATGCGACCAGAAGCGGTCTTCGGTCTCGACCGCCAGCGCGACCTTGAGATGATTCGGCGTGTGCGTGAAGTGATCGGAGACGAGCTTGAGTTTGTCATTGATACACCTGGCCACCGTCGTATATGGGATGTCCCGACCGCCATTCAACGTTTCCGAGACCTTGAGCCTTATCGACTCAAATGGATTGAGCAACCCCTGCCTCCTGAAAACTTTGAAGCATACGCTCAGCTGCGGTCAGCGGTTATGACCCCCATCGGGACCGGTGAAGATGAGTGGAATGTCGAAAGTTACAAACGACTCATCCAGTCCGGTGGTGTCGATATTGTCCAAATTGATCCGGGACGCTGCCACGGACTCACTGGCAGCCGACACGTCATCAAACTCGTTGAGGCTGAGAACCTTCTGTTCAGCGCGCATTCGTGGAGTAGTGCCTTAAACACCGCTGCGAGTCTGCACATGTTAGCGAGTTCGACACATGCCGATTGCTCGGATTTTAAGCCCCACGAATCCCCGATGCAGCATGAATTGGTCAGCGATCCGTGGGGGCAAGAGGATGGTTACGTCGCTCTTCGCGATGTTCCAGGATTGGGAGTCACCGTACGGGAAGATGTTGTGCAAAAATATCTGTTTGGATAGCCATTACGTCCCTGCTACGACCCCCTTGATATAACTGCCGTCTCCATTTGTTGCGTCCTTGAGAAGTGCAGGATAATCTTCAAGCGGTACGATATGCGTTACAAGCGGTCTTAGGTCGATGTGGCCACGCTCAAGCATCCGAATTGCGGGTGGAAATGTATCCCTAATCTTTGCGCCCGGCGATGAGCTCACCAAGTTAAACGCACCGCCGTGCCACTCGGAACCGTTGATGGTCACCTCTTCTCGGATGCAACCGAAGAGGTTGATGTGTCCGCCTCTACGAACGATTTTCGTCGCGAGGTTTAACCCATCAGGCTTCCCCGAACAGTCAAATACCACATCAATTGGAAATGCTTTCAGCTCCGATATGAGTTCAGAGGCGGAAATTTCCTTAGGGTTGTACGTGAGGTCAGCCCCTAACGACTTCGCCAGTTGCAGCCGTTTCTCAACAATATCAATAGCGATAAGGTTAGATGTATAAAAGCGGCTGAGTGCTTGGACGAACATCATCCCCATAAAACCACATCCGATGACTGCGACGTTATCAGCCGGTAGCAGCGGTGCCGTGTCGAGTCCTGTTACAACACATGAGACGGGTTCAACTAACCAGTATTCGTCTGGAATGTCCGATTCTGGAACGATGTATATCTGATCCGCTGGGCAGTTTTTGAGACCATCAAACCCTAACACGCTGCCCGTAACACGCATCCCTTCCTCAATACCTTGAACACCGCTCCCAACTTTAGTAACATAGCCGACACCTTCATGACCCGGCGGCGCGTACCCGCCGTCCCGAAAGGTCGCTAAGTCCCATGCGCAGACCCCACATGCAGCGCGCTGGACTTGCACTTCTCCCACTTGCGGGTCGCGGACATCAATATCAATGATCTCAACTCCGCCGTTTTCTCCATACCTAATCGTTTGTGTCTTCATTTGATATGCCTCCCTGTCCGTTTGCTTCCATGTATGACCGGAGTACCGTATTAATTTGTGCTTCGTAATCAACGTTACGGGCTTTGAACCACTTTAAGATATCCTGATCGATACTCGCAAAGTGTGAAGGGAGAGGCGCGGTTTTCCAAAAAGTTTCATCGGTAGGTTGGGCATCTTTATCATTAAGCGCGTCCTGATAAACTTCCTCATCGGTCATGGCATCGACCTTTTCCCAATCTGTTTCATCGGGAACATGTGCAAGTTCTTCACGCGTATATTTGACTAAAGTAGATTTGTCTTTCATTTTTCGTTGCCTTCCTTGCTGAAATAATGCGACGCCTGCTGCCGCGCCACGTATAAACCACATACAAGAGACTACTTGCGCTTCGACCAAGGACAACGATTCTTTTTTCATCGTAGTCGTATCGAGCATCTACGCGCTCTATCCGATCCGGATCATCAAAGACGAGGGAAGCGCGTTTGAAACTAATTCCACGTTTTTGGATACATTCTTGATTCTTCTGCTCGTCCCATTCGAATTCCATTATGGCAGGTTTGAGGCGTGTCTTATTCTAATTCTTACAAATTGTCTGAACTTTAATGCAGTATAACATATTTTGTGTGAATAGTTAAGAGAAATCTAATCGGACAAATTCGCGTTACTTCCACAACCGGCAGTCTCCGTGAGGTAGGGAACTTGCCAGTCAGTGTTCCGAATATAGTGTTTCCAGAAGAAGATAGCAAACGGTGTAATGATTGTGAACCCTATGAGTCCTATCCACCAGAGTTCTTGAAATTCTTCGAGCGTCGTTTCTGAAGGAGAGGCATCAGACAGTATCTCAAACCACTCCATAATTGATGGAATGCTGTTATTTGCTATATGGATGACCATTGGAATAAAAAGCGACTTCGTTCGGATATAAAAAACAGCCATCACACAACCGAAACAAAATGCACCAATAGGGTCGAGATGCAAAATGGCGAAAACCAATGATGACGCAAAAATGCTTCGCAACACACCCCACTTGACAGCCCATCGCGTTAATAAGATACCGCGAAAGAAAAATTCTTCAACCATAGGTGCGATAAAAACAGCCGTTAAAAAGACCAACAGATTCGCCAGCACATGTTTATCGCTACTCAACGAGATTGTAGAGTGGTCACTTTCAATAAATCGCTCTTGGAAGAATTCAGGCATGAAGAAGGCTATGGGAAAGTAAAGGAGAAAGAAGGTTGATAAGGAGAAAATGACCTGGGGGAATGCCCAGAGACTATACAATCCAAGTCTACGCCACGTCGGGAACTCTCCACACAGTTGCCTGTAAGACAGACCTGCACGCCCTAACATTCCGAAGGTAAACAGACAGAAGAAAACATACAATAGTGGTAGTATCACGGATCCTCGAAGTGGTGCCGACTTACCTTTAAACCAGGCAGGTAAGAATGCTCCGAGGATAACAACGGTAAAACCAGTCGCGATAAAGGCGAGAATGGCGTAGCCAACTAATGCCCTAAACCGAATTTTTTCAAAAGGATTGATGTACATGTTAATATCTATCTAATGCCTCTGTCCTCTAATCAGAGAAGATAGGTGAGACTCTGACGCAAACTAACAGTTTATGCTACATACAAAAAAGAGGCTCGCGTTCGGCGCGCCTCTTGGTAGAGATGTGCTACCAATTCGTATGGGATCCGTCCCGTCGGCGGAGGTGTGGCGGTTCCGAGAATTTGAACGTCTGCGCCATTACGAGTTCTTCATTAACCTCAACACCCAAACCGGGACCATCCGGTACGGGTATCGCTGCCCCTTCAAGTTTGTGCTGCACAGGAAACAGATCTTCATCATAGTGTCCAGAGGCTTCTGTTGGAGAGACCCGGATTTCCAACCATGCAAAGTTTGGAACCGCTGCTGCGAGATGAACCGTCGCAGCCGTGCATATAGGACCTAACGGGTTATGGGGCATTAAATCGATATAGTGTGCCTCTGCCAAGCTCGCGACTTTCATCGATTCCGTCAGTCCACCAACATTACAGACATCAAGGCGGGCAAAGTTGGTGATACCGCGTTCCAGATACGGGAGAAACTGCCACTTACTGGAGAATTCTTCTCCGATAGCGAATGGGACATCGGTCATCGTCCGGAGGGATTCATAAGCCTCTGGGGTCTCGTCTCGAATTGGCTCTTCCAAAAAATCAAGTGTGCCAGACGGCATACGCTGACAAAAGGACGCTGCTTCCGCAACACTGAGTCGGTGGTGATAGTCAATACCGAGAACAGGTTCCGATCCAATGGCTTCTCGCAGTGCTGTCAACCACTCCGCTGCGAGGCTGATCGACTCACGCGGTTCAAAGATGTTTTCCTCACCCAGTTTCGCACGATGCAGTACGTTTGTGCGGATGACGTTCCAACCGTTGTCAAGTAATAATTGGGCGTTTTCGATCAACTGCTCAACCGATGCTGCACCTGTCGTAGCAAAGCACGGCACACGGTCTCGCTGTTTCCCACCGAGGAGTTGGTAGACCGGCACGTTCAGTGCTTTTCCTACAATATCGTGGAGTGCGATATCGATCGCTGAGATTGCTCCTGTCAAGGCACGGCCTCCCTCAAAATACTGGCTTCGGTACATCTCCTGCCACAAGCCACCAATCCGCATCGGATCGCGCCCAATGAGGAATTCGCGATAGTGTTTCACCGCACCCGCAACAGCCAATTCTCGGCTTGAAAGTCCAGATTCACCCCACCCGTAAATGCCTTCGTCGGTCTCTACTTTAACGATGTGTTGATTCCTGTGTCCTACCCAAACAGGAAACGGTTTGATGTCGGTAATTTTCATAATGTCTTTCTCCTTGGATTTTGTGCTCAATTTCTAATCCTTATACCAAATCGCTTGGCAATTGTCAACCGATTTTTGTATGTTGACCATTGATGGCTGACTGCTGATTGCTGAAAACCTATCGCGCCACTTGAATTAGATTCGCAGGTCTGATACAATGGCGAAAATGGAAAGAGGAGGTATTAAGATGGCGAATAACCAGATTAAGGTCGCAGCAGGTCAGCTGCTAACAAGTGAAGACGTTTCCGCCAACACCATCAAGGTATTAGATCAAATCGAAGCGTGTGCAGAGATCGGGGTTCAGATTGCGGCGTTCCCGGAAGGGTGTCTGTTCGGCTACTGCTGCCGGACAGATTATTGGGAACGGACCTCGCCGCAAGTCTTTAAAGAGGCTGAGGCTGAAATTGCCGAAGCAGCACGTCGGCACGGAATAGCCGTTGTCGTCGGTTCAGCACATCACGATGGTGAGAATTGGCACAACGACCTTGCCGTATTTAATC from Candidatus Poribacteria bacterium encodes:
- a CDS encoding mandelate racemase/muconate lactonizing enzyme family protein, with the translated sequence MRIQKIQAFPLAYPEPHYKGIERYITLARVESDDGLVGWGECISQFREATLATQIIIEQGFAPLIIGEDGLDVERHWRKMLDHIWWYGPEGIAAFAVSAVDMALWDLKGKALGLPVCQLLGGQLHDKIVAMASIIFDMEDLDWTLNEFQWMREENYRVVKGGWGMRPEAVFGLDRQRDLEMIRRVREVIGDELEFVIDTPGHRRIWDVPTAIQRFRDLEPYRLKWIEQPLPPENFEAYAQLRSAVMTPIGTGEDEWNVESYKRLIQSGGVDIVQIDPGRCHGLTGSRHVIKLVEAENLLFSAHSWSSALNTAASLHMLASSTHADCSDFKPHESPMQHELVSDPWGQEDGYVALRDVPGLGVTVREDVVQKYLFG
- a CDS encoding mandelate racemase/muconate lactonizing enzyme family protein, producing MKITDIKPFPVWVGHRNQHIVKVETDEGIYGWGESGLSSRELAVAGAVKHYREFLIGRDPMRIGGLWQEMYRSQYFEGGRALTGAISAIDIALHDIVGKALNVPVYQLLGGKQRDRVPCFATTGAASVEQLIENAQLLLDNGWNVIRTNVLHRAKLGEENIFEPRESISLAAEWLTALREAIGSEPVLGIDYHHRLSVAEAASFCQRMPSGTLDFLEEPIRDETPEAYESLRTMTDVPFAIGEEFSSKWQFLPYLERGITNFARLDVCNVGGLTESMKVASLAEAHYIDLMPHNPLGPICTAATVHLAAAVPNFAWLEIRVSPTEASGHYDEDLFPVQHKLEGAAIPVPDGPGLGVEVNEELVMAQTFKFSEPPHLRRRDGSHTNW
- a CDS encoding BrnT family toxin translates to MEFEWDEQKNQECIQKRGISFKRASLVFDDPDRIERVDARYDYDEKRIVVLGRSASSLLYVVYTWRGSRRRIISARKATKNERQIYFSQIYA
- a CDS encoding type II CAAX endopeptidase family protein, with the translated sequence MYINPFEKIRFRALVGYAILAFIATGFTVVILGAFLPAWFKGKSAPLRGSVILPLLYVFFCLFTFGMLGRAGLSYRQLCGEFPTWRRLGLYSLWAFPQVIFSLSTFFLLYFPIAFFMPEFFQERFIESDHSTISLSSDKHVLANLLVFLTAVFIAPMVEEFFFRGILLTRWAVKWGVLRSIFASSLVFAILHLDPIGAFCFGCVMAVFYIRTKSLFIPMVIHIANNSIPSIMEWFEILSDASPSETTLEEFQELWWIGLIGFTIITPFAIFFWKHYIRNTDWQVPYLTETAGCGSNANLSD
- a CDS encoding zinc-binding dehydrogenase, whose amino-acid sequence is MKTQTIRYGENGGVEIIDIDVRDPQVGEVQVQRAACGVCAWDLATFRDGGYAPPGHEGVGYVTKVGSGVQGIEEGMRVTGSVLGFDGLKNCPADQIYIVPESDIPDEYWLVEPVSCVVTGLDTAPLLPADNVAVIGCGFMGMMFVQALSRFYTSNLIAIDIVEKRLQLAKSLGADLTYNPKEISASELISELKAFPIDVVFDCSGKPDGLNLATKIVRRGGHINLFGCIREEVTINGSEWHGGAFNLVSSSPGAKIRDTFPPAIRMLERGHIDLRPLVTHIVPLEDYPALLKDATNGDGSYIKGVVAGT